A region from the Bombyx mori chromosome 15, ASM3026992v2 genome encodes:
- the LOC101738855 gene encoding GTPase-activating Rap/Ran-GAP domain-like protein 3 isoform X2, which translates to MERRAEDGRLRPPQLQETGPSPSWEQFVRESLVQAAWPVALVAPPRRALTVDHHSSASELITRRGVFSRRQYGSVEQLSGTSDGGGALDAVVRRYRLENGNSLGEKDELFGPPSAPVLENPEFQTRWYFKYFLGKMHQNYIGVDGAREPYLLSVVQEGGAGLLRAILFNKMGAHKIYLPPSAWSGSGGQATRPTVKQILAQFPAMEKVDKVPREITCAEIQKDVLLLEEQEGSVNFKIGVMLMNPGQKTDDEMLSNEKGDEKWERFISLLGDKIRLRGWNRFRGGLDVKGDMTGSHSIYTMHQGHEIMFHVSTILPFSKDNKQQLERKRHIGNDIVNIIFSDDSVHNTFNPQCVKSHFTHIFAVVSEVEGAGYRLSVYSDDTVPPFGPSLPCPAIFSDPQLFREFLLVKLMNGEKAAFQTPTFALKRQRTLDTLIRDIYAEHCADHKVPMLSRRALSDVWSGGAGAGAGAARTERFLHVGQALKLDAVLRGDAPTSLVSTGCGGLRRAPWEGRVWRAAPLPASPVCAEQLAEGRLLLSTTSNTYILEESGTTRVVLRWEGCVRAARVSERAGLFRVGARVVAGGGSTTGGAGGAGLYALPLPELCAGAWAMRPLQDCKHARLPRTKTAQYFDVLESVNGNKTTLAIAVGRRVMLMIEEVKADYEMGFEYVHIKDIQLSETPTLIKLMDGEVETMVVGYKHHWEILDTNSGQGVKRAENSEDPGTRRGTLVNALRIGDERDGQIVLCYNHTCHFERLTSKGLESDGEYDFHWTTVPAAIVCAFPYIMAFAEDLLEIRLVANGSLVHAACIPGLKLLCGRMDIFYVACAPEYVPLSREIDPCLSLHDYELVKQMNKQSGPYSLDEDENHENKGDAAHANRTSEDNSASSRSSSISSEQENIRPPLQRMAPISPPTSPQVMPENSRCVRIYKIPQSNLSAGTYQRQSVSADQVVTSYFPDRPNSIRQRLAELRLDSKSRGGGDDENL; encoded by the exons ttatcaGGCACAAGCGACGGTGGTGGCGCTTTGGATGCAGTGGTGCGCCGTTACCGGCTCGAAAACGGAAACTCTCTCGGCGAAAAGGATGAA TTGTTCGGACCGCCCAGCGCGCCCGTCCTTGAGAACCCTGAGTTCCAAACAAGATGGTACTTCAAATACTTTCTTGGTAAAA TGCATCAGAATTACATCGGTGTCGATGGAGCGAGGGAGCCATATCTTCTCAGCGTTGTTCAGGAAGGGGGAGCAGGACTACTACGTGCCATACTTTTTAACAAAATG GGCGCACACAAAATATATTTGCCACCGAGTGCCTGGAGTGGAAGCGGTGGTCAAGCAACAAGGCCGACGGTAAAACAAATACTAGCCCAGTTTCCAGCTATGGAGAAAGTAGACAAAGTACCGAGAGAG ATCACATGCGCCGAAATTCAGAAAGACGTTCTGCTGCTCGAAGAGCAAGAAGGCTCTGTGAACTTTAAAATAGGCGTGATGCTAATGAATCCAGGTCAGAAAACTGACGACGAGATGCTTTCGAACG AGAAGGGCGACGAGAAATGGGAACGATTTATTTCACTTTTGGGTGATAAAATTCGATTACGAGGATGGAACCGTTTCCGAGGCGGCCTCGACGTTAAAG GTGATATGACTGGCAGCCATTCCATTTACACGATGCATCAAGGACACGAAATTATGTTTCACGTCTCAACGATATTACCGTTTTCAAAGGATAACAAACAGCAG tTGGAAAGAAAACGGCATATTGGTAATGATATCGTGAATATAATTTTCTCGGATGACTCCGTCCACAATACCTTCAACCCGCAGTGCGTTAAAAGCCATTTCACGC ATATTTTTGCCGTTGTATCTGAAGTGGAAGGAGCGGGATATAGGTTGAGTGTTTACAGCGATGACACGGTACCCCCATTTGGACCTTCGCTGCCTTGTCCCGCAATCTTCAGCGATCCCCAACTCTTCAGGGAATTTTTACTG GTGAAATTGATGAATGGAGAGAAAGCCGCGTTTCAAACTCCCACTTTTGCATTGAAACGACAAAGGACTCTTGATACATTGATAAGGGACATCTATGCAGAGCATTGTGCAGACCACAAAGTG CCCATGTTGTCACGACGCGCGCTCTCTGACGTCTGGTCCGGAGGTGCTGGGGCAGGAGCCGGGGCGGCGAGAACCGAAAGATTCTTACATGTTGGTCAAGCTCTTAAACTAGACGCGGTCTTAAGAGGCGACGCCCCAACCAGTCTTGTTTCTACAG GTTGCGGTGGCTTAAGACGTGCACCTTGGGAAGGTCGCGTGTGGAGAGCTGCTCCTCTTCCAGCATCTCCTGTTTGCGCTGAACAATTAGCAGAAGGACGACTACTCCTGTCTACTACCTCAAATACTTATATTTTAGAAG AAAGTGGAACTACACGCGTAGTCCTCAGATGGGAAGGTTGCGTGCGTGCGGCGCGTGTGAGCGAACGCGCTGGCTTGTTCCGCGTTGGAGCGCGTGTTGTGGCAGGCGGGGGCTCGACCACGGGAGGGGCCGGCGGTGCGGGATTGTACGCGCTACCACTGCCCGAACTCTGCGCCGGCGCCTGGGCAATGCGACCGCTGCAGGACTGTAAACACGCACGACTGCCGCGTACCAAGACCGCTCAATACTTCGATGTCCTGGAGTCAG TTAACGGAAATAAGACAACACTAGCAATAGCAGTCGGTAGAAGAGTGATGCTCATGATCGAAGAAGTTAAGGCTGACTATGAAATGGGATTCGAGTACGTACATATCAAG GACATTCAATTAAGCGAAACGCCGACCCTCATCAAGCTGATGGACGGTGAAGTTGAAACAATGGTGGTCGGCTACAAACACCATTGGGAGATTCTCGACACAAACAGTGGCCAA ggTGTGAAAAGAGCCGAAAATTCCGAAGACCCTGGAACCCGACGCGGGACTCTAGTCAATGCTCTGAGGATTGGCGACGAAAGAGACGGACAAATTGTATTATGTTACAATC ATACATGTCACTTTGAGAGGCTGACAAGCAAAGGATTAGAGAGCGACGGAGAATATGACTTTCATTGGACCACAGTTCCTGCTGCTATcg TTTGTGCTTTTCCATACATAATGGCCTTCGCGGAAGATTTACTGGAGATACGATTAGTGGCAAACGGTTCTCTGGTGCACGCAGCCTGCATACCGGGCTTAAAGCTTCTGTGCGGACGAATG GATATATTCTACGTGGCCTGTGCTCCGGAATACGTACCATTGAGCCGTGAGATAGACCCGTGCTTGAGTCTGCACGACTACGAACTAGTCAAGCAGATGAACAAACAGAGCGGCCCGTATTCACTGGATGAAGATGAAAACCACGAAAATAA AGGCGACGCGGCTCATGCGAATCGAACATCCGAAGACAACTCAGCCTCGAGCAGAAGCAGCTCTATATCATCAGAACAGGAGAACATTAGGCCTCCCTTACAAAGGATGGCGCCTATATCACCGCCTACGTCACCCCAAG taATGCCAGAGAATAGTCGTTGCGTGCGTATTTACAAAATACCACAGAGTAACCTCAGCGCGGGAACTTACCAAAGACAGTCCGTGTCAGCCGATCAAGTCGTCACCTCCTACTTTCCAGACAG ACCGAACAGCATCAGACAGAGACTAGCGGAGTTGAGATTAGACAGCAAGTCTAGGGGAGGAGGCGATGACGAAAATTTGTGA
- the LOC101738855 gene encoding GTPase-activating Rap/Ran-GAP domain-like protein 3 isoform X3 — MNNSFGMKIAKNPKNLSVKIKNKINSVHNKKCKHEFRSSSVEGWSDRSSASELITRRGVFSRRQYGSVEQLSGTSDGGGALDAVVRRYRLENGNSLGEKDELFGPPSAPVLENPEFQTRWYFKYFLGKMHQNYIGVDGAREPYLLSVVQEGGAGLLRAILFNKMGAHKIYLPPSAWSGSGGQATRPTVKQILAQFPAMEKVDKVPREITCAEIQKDVLLLEEQEGSVNFKIGVMLMNPGQKTDDEMLSNEKGDEKWERFISLLGDKIRLRGWNRFRGGLDVKGDMTGSHSIYTMHQGHEIMFHVSTILPFSKDNKQQLERKRHIGNDIVNIIFSDDSVHNTFNPQCVKSHFTHIFAVVSEVEGAGYRLSVYSDDTVPPFGPSLPCPAIFSDPQLFREFLLVKLMNGEKAAFQTPTFALKRQRTLDTLIRDIYAEHCADHKVPMLSRRALSDVWSGGAGAGAGAARTERFLHVGQALKLDAVLRGDAPTSLVSTGCGGLRRAPWEGRVWRAAPLPASPVCAEQLAEGRLLLSTTSNTYILEESGTTRVVLRWEGCVRAARVSERAGLFRVGARVVAGGGSTTGGAGGAGLYALPLPELCAGAWAMRPLQDCKHARLPRTKTAQYFDVLESVNGNKTTLAIAVGRRVMLMIEEVKADYEMGFEYVHIKDIQLSETPTLIKLMDGEVETMVVGYKHHWEILDTNSGQGVKRAENSEDPGTRRGTLVNALRIGDERDGQIVLCYNHTCHFERLTSKGLESDGEYDFHWTTVPAAIVCAFPYIMAFAEDLLEIRLVANGSLVHAACIPGLKLLCGRMDIFYVACAPEYVPLSREIDPCLSLHDYELVKQMNKQSGPYSLDEDENHENKGDAAHANRTSEDNSASSRSSSISSEQENIRPPLQRMAPISPPTSPQVMPENSRCVRIYKIPQSNLSAGTYQRQSVSADQVVTSYFPDRPNSIRQRLAELRLDSKSRGGGDDENL, encoded by the exons ttatcaGGCACAAGCGACGGTGGTGGCGCTTTGGATGCAGTGGTGCGCCGTTACCGGCTCGAAAACGGAAACTCTCTCGGCGAAAAGGATGAA TTGTTCGGACCGCCCAGCGCGCCCGTCCTTGAGAACCCTGAGTTCCAAACAAGATGGTACTTCAAATACTTTCTTGGTAAAA TGCATCAGAATTACATCGGTGTCGATGGAGCGAGGGAGCCATATCTTCTCAGCGTTGTTCAGGAAGGGGGAGCAGGACTACTACGTGCCATACTTTTTAACAAAATG GGCGCACACAAAATATATTTGCCACCGAGTGCCTGGAGTGGAAGCGGTGGTCAAGCAACAAGGCCGACGGTAAAACAAATACTAGCCCAGTTTCCAGCTATGGAGAAAGTAGACAAAGTACCGAGAGAG ATCACATGCGCCGAAATTCAGAAAGACGTTCTGCTGCTCGAAGAGCAAGAAGGCTCTGTGAACTTTAAAATAGGCGTGATGCTAATGAATCCAGGTCAGAAAACTGACGACGAGATGCTTTCGAACG AGAAGGGCGACGAGAAATGGGAACGATTTATTTCACTTTTGGGTGATAAAATTCGATTACGAGGATGGAACCGTTTCCGAGGCGGCCTCGACGTTAAAG GTGATATGACTGGCAGCCATTCCATTTACACGATGCATCAAGGACACGAAATTATGTTTCACGTCTCAACGATATTACCGTTTTCAAAGGATAACAAACAGCAG tTGGAAAGAAAACGGCATATTGGTAATGATATCGTGAATATAATTTTCTCGGATGACTCCGTCCACAATACCTTCAACCCGCAGTGCGTTAAAAGCCATTTCACGC ATATTTTTGCCGTTGTATCTGAAGTGGAAGGAGCGGGATATAGGTTGAGTGTTTACAGCGATGACACGGTACCCCCATTTGGACCTTCGCTGCCTTGTCCCGCAATCTTCAGCGATCCCCAACTCTTCAGGGAATTTTTACTG GTGAAATTGATGAATGGAGAGAAAGCCGCGTTTCAAACTCCCACTTTTGCATTGAAACGACAAAGGACTCTTGATACATTGATAAGGGACATCTATGCAGAGCATTGTGCAGACCACAAAGTG CCCATGTTGTCACGACGCGCGCTCTCTGACGTCTGGTCCGGAGGTGCTGGGGCAGGAGCCGGGGCGGCGAGAACCGAAAGATTCTTACATGTTGGTCAAGCTCTTAAACTAGACGCGGTCTTAAGAGGCGACGCCCCAACCAGTCTTGTTTCTACAG GTTGCGGTGGCTTAAGACGTGCACCTTGGGAAGGTCGCGTGTGGAGAGCTGCTCCTCTTCCAGCATCTCCTGTTTGCGCTGAACAATTAGCAGAAGGACGACTACTCCTGTCTACTACCTCAAATACTTATATTTTAGAAG AAAGTGGAACTACACGCGTAGTCCTCAGATGGGAAGGTTGCGTGCGTGCGGCGCGTGTGAGCGAACGCGCTGGCTTGTTCCGCGTTGGAGCGCGTGTTGTGGCAGGCGGGGGCTCGACCACGGGAGGGGCCGGCGGTGCGGGATTGTACGCGCTACCACTGCCCGAACTCTGCGCCGGCGCCTGGGCAATGCGACCGCTGCAGGACTGTAAACACGCACGACTGCCGCGTACCAAGACCGCTCAATACTTCGATGTCCTGGAGTCAG TTAACGGAAATAAGACAACACTAGCAATAGCAGTCGGTAGAAGAGTGATGCTCATGATCGAAGAAGTTAAGGCTGACTATGAAATGGGATTCGAGTACGTACATATCAAG GACATTCAATTAAGCGAAACGCCGACCCTCATCAAGCTGATGGACGGTGAAGTTGAAACAATGGTGGTCGGCTACAAACACCATTGGGAGATTCTCGACACAAACAGTGGCCAA ggTGTGAAAAGAGCCGAAAATTCCGAAGACCCTGGAACCCGACGCGGGACTCTAGTCAATGCTCTGAGGATTGGCGACGAAAGAGACGGACAAATTGTATTATGTTACAATC ATACATGTCACTTTGAGAGGCTGACAAGCAAAGGATTAGAGAGCGACGGAGAATATGACTTTCATTGGACCACAGTTCCTGCTGCTATcg TTTGTGCTTTTCCATACATAATGGCCTTCGCGGAAGATTTACTGGAGATACGATTAGTGGCAAACGGTTCTCTGGTGCACGCAGCCTGCATACCGGGCTTAAAGCTTCTGTGCGGACGAATG GATATATTCTACGTGGCCTGTGCTCCGGAATACGTACCATTGAGCCGTGAGATAGACCCGTGCTTGAGTCTGCACGACTACGAACTAGTCAAGCAGATGAACAAACAGAGCGGCCCGTATTCACTGGATGAAGATGAAAACCACGAAAATAA AGGCGACGCGGCTCATGCGAATCGAACATCCGAAGACAACTCAGCCTCGAGCAGAAGCAGCTCTATATCATCAGAACAGGAGAACATTAGGCCTCCCTTACAAAGGATGGCGCCTATATCACCGCCTACGTCACCCCAAG taATGCCAGAGAATAGTCGTTGCGTGCGTATTTACAAAATACCACAGAGTAACCTCAGCGCGGGAACTTACCAAAGACAGTCCGTGTCAGCCGATCAAGTCGTCACCTCCTACTTTCCAGACAG ACCGAACAGCATCAGACAGAGACTAGCGGAGTTGAGATTAGACAGCAAGTCTAGGGGAGGAGGCGATGACGAAAATTTGTGA
- the LOC101738855 gene encoding GTPase-activating Rap/Ran-GAP domain-like protein 3 isoform X1 yields MVCDGGAMLCLESLMARWRDRGDRDGERRTRSRSLCSSAGDGSLLQLLHRRASSAFSSASELITRRGVFSRRQYGSVEQLSGTSDGGGALDAVVRRYRLENGNSLGEKDELFGPPSAPVLENPEFQTRWYFKYFLGKMHQNYIGVDGAREPYLLSVVQEGGAGLLRAILFNKMGAHKIYLPPSAWSGSGGQATRPTVKQILAQFPAMEKVDKVPREITCAEIQKDVLLLEEQEGSVNFKIGVMLMNPGQKTDDEMLSNEKGDEKWERFISLLGDKIRLRGWNRFRGGLDVKGDMTGSHSIYTMHQGHEIMFHVSTILPFSKDNKQQLERKRHIGNDIVNIIFSDDSVHNTFNPQCVKSHFTHIFAVVSEVEGAGYRLSVYSDDTVPPFGPSLPCPAIFSDPQLFREFLLVKLMNGEKAAFQTPTFALKRQRTLDTLIRDIYAEHCADHKVPMLSRRALSDVWSGGAGAGAGAARTERFLHVGQALKLDAVLRGDAPTSLVSTGCGGLRRAPWEGRVWRAAPLPASPVCAEQLAEGRLLLSTTSNTYILEESGTTRVVLRWEGCVRAARVSERAGLFRVGARVVAGGGSTTGGAGGAGLYALPLPELCAGAWAMRPLQDCKHARLPRTKTAQYFDVLESVNGNKTTLAIAVGRRVMLMIEEVKADYEMGFEYVHIKDIQLSETPTLIKLMDGEVETMVVGYKHHWEILDTNSGQGVKRAENSEDPGTRRGTLVNALRIGDERDGQIVLCYNHTCHFERLTSKGLESDGEYDFHWTTVPAAIVCAFPYIMAFAEDLLEIRLVANGSLVHAACIPGLKLLCGRMDIFYVACAPEYVPLSREIDPCLSLHDYELVKQMNKQSGPYSLDEDENHENKGDAAHANRTSEDNSASSRSSSISSEQENIRPPLQRMAPISPPTSPQVMPENSRCVRIYKIPQSNLSAGTYQRQSVSADQVVTSYFPDRPNSIRQRLAELRLDSKSRGGGDDENL; encoded by the exons ttatcaGGCACAAGCGACGGTGGTGGCGCTTTGGATGCAGTGGTGCGCCGTTACCGGCTCGAAAACGGAAACTCTCTCGGCGAAAAGGATGAA TTGTTCGGACCGCCCAGCGCGCCCGTCCTTGAGAACCCTGAGTTCCAAACAAGATGGTACTTCAAATACTTTCTTGGTAAAA TGCATCAGAATTACATCGGTGTCGATGGAGCGAGGGAGCCATATCTTCTCAGCGTTGTTCAGGAAGGGGGAGCAGGACTACTACGTGCCATACTTTTTAACAAAATG GGCGCACACAAAATATATTTGCCACCGAGTGCCTGGAGTGGAAGCGGTGGTCAAGCAACAAGGCCGACGGTAAAACAAATACTAGCCCAGTTTCCAGCTATGGAGAAAGTAGACAAAGTACCGAGAGAG ATCACATGCGCCGAAATTCAGAAAGACGTTCTGCTGCTCGAAGAGCAAGAAGGCTCTGTGAACTTTAAAATAGGCGTGATGCTAATGAATCCAGGTCAGAAAACTGACGACGAGATGCTTTCGAACG AGAAGGGCGACGAGAAATGGGAACGATTTATTTCACTTTTGGGTGATAAAATTCGATTACGAGGATGGAACCGTTTCCGAGGCGGCCTCGACGTTAAAG GTGATATGACTGGCAGCCATTCCATTTACACGATGCATCAAGGACACGAAATTATGTTTCACGTCTCAACGATATTACCGTTTTCAAAGGATAACAAACAGCAG tTGGAAAGAAAACGGCATATTGGTAATGATATCGTGAATATAATTTTCTCGGATGACTCCGTCCACAATACCTTCAACCCGCAGTGCGTTAAAAGCCATTTCACGC ATATTTTTGCCGTTGTATCTGAAGTGGAAGGAGCGGGATATAGGTTGAGTGTTTACAGCGATGACACGGTACCCCCATTTGGACCTTCGCTGCCTTGTCCCGCAATCTTCAGCGATCCCCAACTCTTCAGGGAATTTTTACTG GTGAAATTGATGAATGGAGAGAAAGCCGCGTTTCAAACTCCCACTTTTGCATTGAAACGACAAAGGACTCTTGATACATTGATAAGGGACATCTATGCAGAGCATTGTGCAGACCACAAAGTG CCCATGTTGTCACGACGCGCGCTCTCTGACGTCTGGTCCGGAGGTGCTGGGGCAGGAGCCGGGGCGGCGAGAACCGAAAGATTCTTACATGTTGGTCAAGCTCTTAAACTAGACGCGGTCTTAAGAGGCGACGCCCCAACCAGTCTTGTTTCTACAG GTTGCGGTGGCTTAAGACGTGCACCTTGGGAAGGTCGCGTGTGGAGAGCTGCTCCTCTTCCAGCATCTCCTGTTTGCGCTGAACAATTAGCAGAAGGACGACTACTCCTGTCTACTACCTCAAATACTTATATTTTAGAAG AAAGTGGAACTACACGCGTAGTCCTCAGATGGGAAGGTTGCGTGCGTGCGGCGCGTGTGAGCGAACGCGCTGGCTTGTTCCGCGTTGGAGCGCGTGTTGTGGCAGGCGGGGGCTCGACCACGGGAGGGGCCGGCGGTGCGGGATTGTACGCGCTACCACTGCCCGAACTCTGCGCCGGCGCCTGGGCAATGCGACCGCTGCAGGACTGTAAACACGCACGACTGCCGCGTACCAAGACCGCTCAATACTTCGATGTCCTGGAGTCAG TTAACGGAAATAAGACAACACTAGCAATAGCAGTCGGTAGAAGAGTGATGCTCATGATCGAAGAAGTTAAGGCTGACTATGAAATGGGATTCGAGTACGTACATATCAAG GACATTCAATTAAGCGAAACGCCGACCCTCATCAAGCTGATGGACGGTGAAGTTGAAACAATGGTGGTCGGCTACAAACACCATTGGGAGATTCTCGACACAAACAGTGGCCAA ggTGTGAAAAGAGCCGAAAATTCCGAAGACCCTGGAACCCGACGCGGGACTCTAGTCAATGCTCTGAGGATTGGCGACGAAAGAGACGGACAAATTGTATTATGTTACAATC ATACATGTCACTTTGAGAGGCTGACAAGCAAAGGATTAGAGAGCGACGGAGAATATGACTTTCATTGGACCACAGTTCCTGCTGCTATcg TTTGTGCTTTTCCATACATAATGGCCTTCGCGGAAGATTTACTGGAGATACGATTAGTGGCAAACGGTTCTCTGGTGCACGCAGCCTGCATACCGGGCTTAAAGCTTCTGTGCGGACGAATG GATATATTCTACGTGGCCTGTGCTCCGGAATACGTACCATTGAGCCGTGAGATAGACCCGTGCTTGAGTCTGCACGACTACGAACTAGTCAAGCAGATGAACAAACAGAGCGGCCCGTATTCACTGGATGAAGATGAAAACCACGAAAATAA AGGCGACGCGGCTCATGCGAATCGAACATCCGAAGACAACTCAGCCTCGAGCAGAAGCAGCTCTATATCATCAGAACAGGAGAACATTAGGCCTCCCTTACAAAGGATGGCGCCTATATCACCGCCTACGTCACCCCAAG taATGCCAGAGAATAGTCGTTGCGTGCGTATTTACAAAATACCACAGAGTAACCTCAGCGCGGGAACTTACCAAAGACAGTCCGTGTCAGCCGATCAAGTCGTCACCTCCTACTTTCCAGACAG ACCGAACAGCATCAGACAGAGACTAGCGGAGTTGAGATTAGACAGCAAGTCTAGGGGAGGAGGCGATGACGAAAATTTGTGA